The following proteins are encoded in a genomic region of Rhodoferax aquaticus:
- a CDS encoding ATP-binding protein, with protein sequence MPLQDPHKRQGYASGYILLAVVATVLAILSQTWWAIAQDKQLTLASEKEHGQVAVRLLEEHAQLTLREASRNLDGVVKSIQAAQTRGQVSDATIRGVLTKAQSFTKVLKSLQFVNPRGQAYVSSIDYPAYQTDADDRTYIPFLLQNTDHTDPVIGKPFKRFYDGELVVPLARNIYTSTGQYLGILSTDVSVSYFSGVYARVAADSNALVALFADAGFLIVRSPFDEAQMGMDITESKVFHTLKSSASSSVSKSPLAEGTFEDTHFLDEKKAIPRIYIYRKIEGFPITTVFAREQSTVLANWRARSTDRILFSGVTVLFVSALTFLLIQHINKLGRSQDSLREVDAFLRRSEQKFSSMFRHSPVPLALVRLDNHQMVEINESWSAQFGFASNEVIGRTAHEVRLWVYPDERAPYFAALQSEGKLDSLETPLRHKDGSILLCRMSGRVVDFNGQSLALLSPIDVTRQRATEHEIRELNIELEARVQQRTQTLEEANTELNQALASLRSMQGELLRSEKMAALGSIVAGVAHELNTPIGIGVTIASTMQDHTQTLVNEIHAPRPRKSLIESSLLACNEGAEVLVRTLMRAAELVRSFKQVAVDQSSDKRRAFDLSTMLKELLTTLVPLYNKTPYTLTTDLAPDIAMESYPGALGQVLTNLISNSLSHGFEGRAQGTMHLRTRTLNEGWVELVFSDDGVGIPEQHRDKVFDPFFTTKLGRGGSGLGMHIVYNLVTNVLGGHIELLKNKLDAASAAPHADVGASIRMTFPQCPAVQQGVG encoded by the coding sequence TTGCCACTACAGGACCCGCACAAACGACAAGGCTACGCAAGTGGCTACATTTTGCTGGCCGTTGTTGCCACCGTATTGGCCATACTGAGCCAAACATGGTGGGCGATTGCGCAAGACAAACAGCTGACCCTCGCTTCTGAGAAGGAGCACGGACAGGTGGCTGTGCGACTATTGGAAGAGCATGCCCAACTCACCCTGCGCGAGGCAAGTCGCAATCTTGACGGGGTCGTCAAGTCCATCCAAGCGGCTCAAACCCGAGGGCAAGTGTCCGACGCCACGATTCGTGGGGTACTGACTAAGGCCCAATCCTTCACCAAAGTGTTGAAGTCTTTGCAGTTTGTGAACCCCCGAGGCCAAGCGTATGTCAGTTCCATTGACTACCCGGCTTACCAAACGGATGCTGACGATCGCACCTACATCCCCTTTCTGCTGCAAAACACGGACCACACGGACCCCGTGATCGGCAAACCATTCAAGCGGTTTTACGACGGAGAACTCGTGGTTCCACTCGCACGGAACATATATACAAGTACCGGCCAGTACCTTGGCATTTTGAGTACAGATGTCAGTGTTTCTTACTTTAGTGGCGTGTATGCACGTGTCGCGGCGGACAGCAACGCCTTGGTTGCATTGTTTGCAGACGCAGGATTTTTGATTGTTCGCTCTCCATTCGACGAGGCCCAAATGGGCATGGACATCACGGAATCCAAAGTCTTTCATACGCTCAAAAGTTCGGCGAGCAGCAGCGTATCCAAGAGCCCCCTTGCAGAGGGAACCTTTGAAGACACACACTTTCTTGACGAAAAGAAAGCGATCCCACGCATCTACATTTACAGAAAGATCGAGGGCTTTCCGATCACCACGGTATTTGCGAGGGAGCAGAGTACCGTTTTGGCAAATTGGCGCGCCCGTAGCACTGACCGCATTCTCTTCTCGGGTGTCACGGTCTTGTTTGTATCTGCGCTCACGTTTTTGTTGATTCAACACATCAACAAGCTAGGGCGTTCGCAGGACTCACTGCGCGAGGTTGACGCTTTCTTACGCAGGAGCGAGCAAAAGTTTTCGAGCATGTTCAGGCATTCCCCGGTGCCGCTTGCGTTGGTCCGTTTGGACAACCACCAAATGGTCGAAATCAATGAAAGCTGGAGCGCGCAATTTGGCTTTGCTAGCAACGAGGTGATTGGCCGCACCGCCCATGAGGTGCGGTTATGGGTCTATCCCGACGAACGTGCGCCTTACTTCGCAGCGTTGCAGAGCGAGGGCAAGCTAGACAGCCTTGAGACACCACTGCGCCACAAGGACGGAAGTATCTTGCTATGCAGAATGTCTGGGCGGGTGGTGGATTTCAATGGACAGTCGCTTGCGCTTTTGTCCCCCATAGATGTGACTAGGCAGCGGGCAACCGAGCATGAGATTCGGGAACTCAACATAGAACTCGAAGCCCGCGTACAACAAAGAACCCAAACCCTCGAAGAGGCCAACACCGAGCTGAACCAAGCACTCGCAAGTTTGCGCAGCATGCAGGGGGAACTGCTAAGGTCGGAAAAAATGGCCGCGTTGGGCTCCATCGTGGCGGGTGTAGCGCATGAACTCAATACCCCCATTGGTATCGGCGTCACCATCGCGAGCACCATGCAAGACCACACCCAGACTTTGGTCAATGAAATTCACGCGCCAAGGCCCCGCAAGTCACTCATTGAAAGCTCGTTGCTTGCCTGCAACGAAGGGGCAGAAGTCCTGGTTCGCACGCTCATGCGTGCAGCCGAGCTGGTGCGAAGCTTTAAACAAGTGGCCGTTGACCAGTCAAGTGACAAACGTCGCGCCTTTGACCTAAGCACCATGCTCAAGGAACTGCTCACGACCTTGGTTCCTTTGTATAACAAGACGCCATACACCTTGACCACCGACTTGGCCCCAGACATTGCCATGGAAAGCTACCCAGGCGCCCTGGGTCAAGTCTTGACTAATCTGATTAGCAACTCACTCTCCCACGGCTTTGAAGGACGGGCGCAGGGCACCATGCACTTGCGCACGCGGACCCTCAACGAGGGGTGGGTGGAACTTGTTTTCAGTGACGATGGCGTTGGCATACCAGAACAGCACAGGGACAAGGTGTTTGACCCCTTCTTCACAACCAAGCTGGGAAGAGGCGGATCGGGCTTGGGTATGCACATCGTTTACAACCTGGTCACGAACGTGCTGGGTGGACACATAGAGTTACTCAAGAACAAGCTCGACGCAGCAAGCGCTGCTCCGCACGCCGACGTGGGTGCCAGCATACGCATGACCTTCCCCCAATGTCCTGCTGTTCAACAAGGGGTTGGGTAA
- a CDS encoding YjgN family protein has product MNVASMSQSDVPGMAHSPLQRPVQLPIEFTGSGSEYFRIWIVNIFLLIITLGIYYPWAKVRRMRYFYGNTLVDGTPLGFHGNPRTMFKGSMLVGVLFGLYSAASNASPMAGLIALVIVAGIWPALLKSSMQFRMANTSWRGLRLSFTGTLGGAYAAAMPLFIPAILIIGLASFAPEDAAPKENMWLLWTMAGIMLLCIAITPWLLWNLKRYQHNNYALGSLQTTFKATALDFYKLSGKAIGVAVLSVLASGAVFWLIAFGLATSGGGNDSASLGIASVFGMGFGFFVGMAVVFVVLKPYTIAKIQNLVWTKTGNSSMRFISKLSVRALLWQTIKNWCLVVITLGLYWPFAAVAMARLRLESVFIKSNIDPLALFGAARVNEGDAAGDAAGDFFGIDMGL; this is encoded by the coding sequence ATGAACGTAGCCAGCATGAGTCAATCGGATGTACCGGGCATGGCGCACTCGCCACTGCAGCGTCCGGTGCAGCTCCCCATTGAATTCACGGGCTCCGGCAGCGAATACTTCCGCATTTGGATCGTCAACATCTTTTTGCTCATCATCACCTTGGGCATTTATTACCCGTGGGCCAAAGTGCGGCGCATGCGCTATTTCTACGGCAACACCTTGGTAGACGGGACACCACTGGGCTTCCATGGCAATCCGCGGACCATGTTCAAAGGCTCAATGCTCGTAGGTGTGTTGTTTGGCTTGTACTCAGCAGCGTCAAACGCGTCGCCCATGGCGGGGCTTATTGCGCTGGTCATCGTTGCAGGAATATGGCCTGCTCTGCTGAAGTCTTCGATGCAGTTCCGCATGGCCAACACCAGCTGGCGCGGCTTACGCCTGTCCTTCACTGGCACCCTTGGCGGCGCATACGCAGCAGCCATGCCCCTGTTTATCCCAGCGATTCTCATTATTGGTCTAGCCTCATTTGCACCTGAAGATGCAGCCCCCAAGGAAAACATGTGGCTGCTCTGGACCATGGCAGGCATCATGCTGCTTTGCATAGCAATAACGCCATGGTTGCTATGGAACTTGAAGCGCTATCAGCACAATAACTACGCCCTGGGCAGCTTACAAACCACGTTCAAAGCGACTGCGCTGGACTTCTACAAACTCTCTGGCAAAGCGATTGGCGTGGCGGTGCTTTCTGTACTGGCTAGCGGCGCCGTCTTTTGGCTTATCGCCTTTGGCTTAGCCACAAGCGGTGGTGGCAATGACAGTGCGAGCCTGGGTATTGCCAGTGTCTTTGGAATGGGATTTGGATTCTTTGTAGGCATGGCTGTGGTATTCGTCGTGCTCAAGCCCTACACCATCGCCAAGATTCAGAACTTGGTGTGGACCAAAACAGGCAACAGCTCCATGCGCTTTATCAGCAAGCTGTCTGTGCGCGCACTGCTGTGGCAAACCATTAAGAACTGGTGCTTGGTTGTGATCACCTTGGGCTTGTATTGGCCGTTTGCCGCCGTGGCTATGGCGCGTTTACGGCTGGAGTCCGTGTTCATCAAATCCAACATCGACCCGCTGGCACTCTTTGGGGCAGCCCGCGTCAATGAAGGCGACGCGGCTGGGGACGCCGCTGGCGACTTCTTTGGGATTGACATGGGTTTGTGA
- a CDS encoding M48 family metallopeptidase — protein sequence MDVPDTPLSALYFDGTSARGHAVQLHLRQGVLRVLGDGIDRSAPIARMQWPERTRHGMRIAHFPDGGTVQCSDVQAWDQWSLAGGHSESWIVTAQQSWRWVGASVLALLMVLVSIQLWGLPAASRYVVAATPLTVDSALGETTLAAIDQTWMGPSKLSEEEQNRLRAAIARNLAPLPAGTLPEWKLLFRQSHIGPNAFALPGGTMILTDEMVELVQGDDKVLTAVIGHELGHVQHRHGMRMVVQSAVLGSLGAVLFGDFSTVLATMPILLGQAQYSRDAEREADAYAVHVLKAASISPAVMVSMFERLQQYQQDQADKKKGASDTPGTAATRQEKTDANEEEDSPLGMAFSSHPADAERIRFFKDAAQ from the coding sequence ATGGATGTGCCGGATACCCCACTGAGCGCTTTGTATTTTGACGGAACCAGTGCCCGTGGCCATGCGGTGCAACTGCATTTACGCCAAGGCGTTTTGCGCGTGCTGGGCGATGGCATTGACCGCAGCGCCCCCATAGCACGCATGCAATGGCCCGAGCGGACCCGCCACGGCATGCGAATTGCCCATTTCCCGGATGGTGGTACCGTGCAGTGCAGCGATGTACAGGCCTGGGACCAGTGGAGCCTAGCGGGTGGACACAGCGAGTCATGGATCGTCACCGCACAGCAAAGTTGGCGTTGGGTAGGCGCTAGCGTACTGGCTTTGCTCATGGTTTTGGTGTCGATTCAGCTGTGGGGACTGCCAGCGGCGTCCCGCTACGTGGTGGCGGCCACCCCTTTGACAGTGGATAGCGCCTTGGGCGAAACCACGTTGGCCGCCATTGACCAAACTTGGATGGGCCCAAGCAAGCTTTCAGAGGAAGAACAAAACCGCTTGCGCGCAGCCATTGCACGCAATTTGGCACCCTTGCCAGCGGGCACCCTGCCCGAATGGAAGCTTCTGTTCCGGCAAAGCCATATTGGCCCCAATGCCTTTGCACTTCCTGGTGGCACCATGATCTTGACCGACGAGATGGTCGAGCTGGTGCAAGGCGACGACAAGGTCCTCACCGCCGTCATCGGCCATGAGTTGGGCCATGTGCAACACCGCCACGGCATGCGCATGGTGGTGCAAAGCGCGGTGCTGGGTAGTTTGGGGGCGGTGCTGTTTGGCGACTTCAGCACCGTGCTGGCCACCATGCCCATTTTGCTAGGGCAGGCCCAGTACTCACGCGATGCCGAGCGCGAAGCCGATGCCTACGCGGTGCATGTGCTCAAGGCTGCGTCTATTTCGCCCGCCGTCATGGTGAGCATGTTCGAGCGGCTGCAACAGTACCAACAAGACCAAGCAGACAAGAAAAAGGGAGCAAGCGACACCCCCGGCACGGCAGCCACACGCCAAGAAAAAACCGATGCGAACGAGGAAGAAGACTCGCCGCTGGGGATGGCGTTTTCATCGCACCCGGCTGACGCCGAGCGCATACGCTTTTTCAAAGACGCTGCGCAATAA
- a CDS encoding universal stress protein yields the protein MFHHIVLATDGSPASDHAVTLAVGLARTHGAKLTAVYAIDPYPYLGLGEVNPMGFQAYISAAQTQAEEAYAKVRVLCAASDKAPSVELQVRMVEDQAVSTGIVQTAQAEGADLIVVGSHGRSGIARLMLGSVASKVVAESPIPVLVAR from the coding sequence ATGTTTCATCACATTGTGTTAGCCACCGACGGTTCACCCGCATCCGACCATGCCGTAACTTTGGCTGTGGGCTTGGCGCGCACCCATGGTGCGAAACTGACGGCTGTGTATGCCATCGATCCCTACCCATACTTGGGCCTGGGCGAAGTCAATCCTATGGGTTTTCAGGCTTACATTTCCGCTGCGCAGACACAGGCAGAAGAAGCCTACGCCAAAGTTCGCGTCTTGTGCGCAGCTAGTGACAAGGCACCCTCCGTAGAGCTGCAAGTGCGTATGGTGGAGGACCAAGCCGTCTCAACCGGTATTGTGCAAACCGCGCAAGCAGAAGGAGCCGACTTGATTGTGGTTGGCTCTCACGGCCGAAGCGGTATCGCGCGCCTGATGCTGGGCAGCGTCGCCTCCAAGGTAGTTGCGGAGTCGCCAATACCGGTGCTGGTGGCGCGCTAA
- a CDS encoding PrkA family serine protein kinase: MDAIGNYAARYARNREEELSLDEYLAECKRNPLAYATAAERMLKAIGEPELLDTRNNPRLSRIFANKVIKIYPAFAEFYGMEDAIEQVVSYFRHAAQGLEERKQILYLLGPVGGGKSSLAERLKHLMQQVPFYAIKGSPVNESPLGLFDAAEDGPILQENFGIPPRYLQRILSPWAVKRLDEFGGDIRQFKVVKRYPSTLKQLGIAKTEPSDENNQDISSLVGKVDIRKLESFSQDDPDAYSFSGGLCQANQGLLEFVEMFKAPIKVLHPLLTATQEGNFKGTEGFGAIPFDGVVLAHSNESEWKAFRNNKHNEAFLDRIYIVKVPYCLRVSEEVKIYEKLIRESSLGQAKCAPGTLRMMSQFAMLTRLKEPENSSLYSKMEVYDGESLKDTDPRAKSYHEYRDFAGVDEGMSGVSTRFAFKILSKVFNFDSAEVAANPVHLMYVLEQQIEREQFPADLEQKYTGFIKELLAPRYAEFIGKEIQTAYLESYSEYGQNIFDRYVTYADYWIQDNEYRDTDTGEVFDRVALNAELEKIEKPAGIANPKDFRNEIVNFVLRARAGNQGKNPNWTSYEKLRLVIEKKMFSNTEELLPVISFNAKASADEAKKHEDFVTRMVDKGYTAKQVRLLCEWYLRVRKSS, from the coding sequence ATGGACGCGATTGGTAACTACGCAGCTCGCTACGCACGCAACCGAGAAGAAGAGTTGAGCTTGGACGAGTACTTGGCCGAGTGCAAACGTAACCCCCTCGCCTACGCCACTGCAGCGGAGCGCATGCTCAAAGCCATCGGCGAGCCTGAGTTGCTGGACACCCGCAACAACCCGCGACTCTCGCGCATCTTTGCCAACAAAGTCATCAAAATCTACCCCGCCTTTGCCGAGTTCTACGGCATGGAAGACGCCATAGAGCAAGTGGTGAGCTACTTCCGCCATGCGGCGCAAGGCTTGGAAGAGCGCAAACAAATTTTGTACTTGCTGGGGCCCGTAGGCGGCGGCAAAAGCTCTCTGGCGGAACGCTTGAAGCACCTGATGCAGCAAGTGCCGTTTTATGCCATCAAAGGCTCGCCGGTGAACGAGAGCCCCTTGGGCCTGTTTGACGCGGCCGAAGACGGCCCCATCTTGCAAGAGAACTTTGGCATTCCGCCACGCTACCTGCAACGCATTTTGTCGCCTTGGGCGGTCAAGCGCCTCGACGAGTTTGGTGGCGACATTCGCCAGTTCAAGGTCGTCAAACGCTACCCCAGCACCCTCAAGCAATTGGGCATTGCCAAGACCGAACCCAGTGACGAGAACAACCAAGACATTTCCTCGCTCGTGGGCAAGGTGGACATTCGCAAGCTGGAGAGCTTTTCACAAGACGACCCCGACGCCTACAGCTTTTCTGGCGGCCTGTGCCAAGCCAACCAAGGTTTGCTGGAGTTTGTGGAAATGTTCAAGGCGCCGATCAAGGTCTTGCACCCTTTGCTCACGGCCACCCAAGAGGGCAACTTCAAAGGCACCGAAGGCTTTGGTGCCATCCCCTTTGACGGCGTAGTTTTGGCGCATAGCAATGAGAGCGAATGGAAAGCCTTTCGCAACAACAAGCACAATGAAGCGTTCTTGGACCGCATCTATATCGTCAAAGTGCCCTACTGCTTACGTGTGAGCGAAGAGGTCAAGATTTACGAAAAACTCATCCGCGAGTCTTCACTTGGCCAAGCCAAATGCGCGCCTGGCACTCTGCGCATGATGAGCCAGTTTGCCATGCTCACCCGGCTCAAAGAACCTGAAAACTCCAGCCTGTACAGCAAGATGGAGGTGTACGACGGCGAGAGCCTCAAAGACACCGACCCGCGTGCCAAGAGCTACCACGAATACCGCGACTTTGCAGGCGTGGACGAAGGCATGAGCGGTGTATCCACTCGCTTTGCGTTCAAGATTTTGTCCAAGGTGTTTAACTTTGACAGCGCAGAAGTTGCGGCCAACCCGGTGCACCTGATGTACGTGCTGGAGCAGCAAATTGAGCGCGAGCAGTTCCCTGCCGATCTGGAGCAAAAGTACACGGGCTTCATCAAAGAGCTACTGGCCCCGCGCTACGCCGAGTTCATTGGCAAGGAGATCCAAACCGCGTATCTAGAAAGCTATAGCGAATACGGCCAAAACATCTTTGACCGCTATGTCACCTATGCCGACTATTGGATTCAAGACAATGAGTACCGCGACACCGACACGGGCGAAGTGTTTGACCGAGTAGCGCTCAATGCTGAGCTAGAGAAAATCGAAAAGCCAGCAGGCATTGCCAACCCCAAAGATTTCCGCAATGAAATTGTGAACTTTGTGCTGCGCGCCCGCGCTGGCAACCAGGGCAAGAACCCTAACTGGACCAGCTACGAAAAGCTGCGCTTGGTGATTGAGAAAAAAATGTTCTCCAACACCGAAGAGTTGCTGCCAGTCATCAGCTTTAACGCCAAAGCCAGCGCTGACGAAGCCAAAAAGCACGAAGACTTTGTGACCCGCATGGTGGACAAAGGTTACACCGCCAAACAGGTTCGCCTCTTGTGCGAATGGTATTTGCGCGTAAGAAAGAGTTCGTAG
- a CDS encoding YeaH/YhbH family protein gives MALHIIDRRLAGKNKSIGNRERFLNRHKEQIREAVRKAVSGRGIRDMEQAENISIPKKDINEPTFHHGQGGVRDTVHPGNKDHLRGDRIQRPKGGGAGSGGGQASDSGEGNDDFVFTLSKEEFMQVFFDDLALPNLIRKQINDIPEWKTHRAGYTREGTPNNLDVVRSMRGALGRRLALGTGPRRELKELKKQLALLEAQGQGHESEIKALRLAIAALEQRIKHIPFLDPLDLRFRGRVKTPVPSAKAVMFCLMDVSGSMDESRKELAKQFFILLYLFLTRHYEKIDIVFIRHHTQAQEVNEDDFFHATESGGTVVSSALELMQKIAQERYAPDEWNIYAAQASDGDNYGSDSIYCRKLITESLLPLCRYYAYVQVAEEEQNLWQEYVSIGQEHPNFAMRKVTEPSHIYPVFRDLFKKEGAPT, from the coding sequence GTGGCCCTGCACATCATTGACCGCCGGCTAGCCGGCAAGAACAAGTCCATCGGCAACCGTGAGCGGTTTTTAAACCGCCACAAAGAGCAGATTCGCGAAGCTGTGCGCAAAGCCGTCTCCGGGCGCGGCATTCGCGATATGGAGCAGGCTGAGAACATCAGCATCCCCAAAAAAGACATCAACGAACCCACCTTCCACCATGGGCAAGGTGGTGTGCGTGACACCGTGCACCCGGGCAACAAAGACCACTTGCGCGGCGACCGCATCCAACGCCCCAAAGGCGGTGGCGCGGGCTCTGGAGGCGGCCAAGCCAGTGACTCCGGAGAGGGAAACGACGACTTTGTCTTTACGCTGAGCAAAGAAGAATTCATGCAGGTGTTTTTTGACGACCTGGCACTCCCCAATTTGATTCGCAAGCAAATCAACGACATTCCCGAATGGAAGACCCACCGCGCTGGCTACACCCGCGAAGGCACGCCGAACAACCTGGACGTCGTGCGCTCCATGCGCGGCGCTTTAGGCCGTCGCCTCGCCCTAGGCACAGGCCCACGGCGCGAGCTCAAGGAGTTGAAAAAGCAACTAGCGTTGTTAGAGGCGCAAGGCCAGGGGCATGAGTCTGAGATCAAGGCCTTGCGCCTGGCCATTGCGGCGCTAGAACAGCGCATCAAGCACATCCCATTCTTGGACCCCTTAGATTTGCGCTTCAGGGGGCGCGTCAAAACCCCGGTGCCCTCTGCCAAAGCGGTGATGTTTTGCCTCATGGACGTGTCGGGGTCCATGGATGAGTCACGCAAGGAACTGGCGAAGCAGTTTTTCATTCTGCTCTATCTGTTTTTGACGCGGCATTACGAGAAGATCGACATCGTCTTCATTCGCCACCACACCCAAGCCCAGGAAGTCAACGAAGACGACTTCTTCCACGCCACCGAAAGCGGCGGCACCGTGGTCAGCAGCGCGCTGGAGCTCATGCAAAAAATTGCCCAAGAACGCTATGCGCCTGACGAGTGGAACATCTATGCCGCGCAAGCCAGCGATGGCGACAACTATGGCTCCGACAGCATCTACTGCCGCAAACTCATCACCGAAAGCCTGCTGCCGCTGTGCCGCTACTACGCGTATGTGCAGGTGGCCGAAGAAGAGCAAAACCTGTGGCAAGAGTACGTGAGCATTGGCCAAGAGCACCCCAACTTTGCCATGCGCAAAGTAACGGAGCCTTCGCACATCTACCCCGTGTTCCGTGACCTGTTCAAAAAAGAAGGGGCACCCACATGA
- a CDS encoding SpoVR family protein produces MTPLQAPLPAGPRPEQPLPDQRDWTFDLIERYHDVIAQTARRYGLDTYPNQLEIITAEQMMDAYASVGMPINYRHWSYGKEFIATDKRYRRGQMGLAYEIVINSDPCISYLMEENSTAMQALVIAHAAYGHNSFFKGNYLFRMWTDASSIIDYLVFARHYIAECEERYGLETVEAFLDSCHALANYGVDRYRRPSKKSLAQELSERKAREAYAQQQVDDMWRTVPKKEDKADEAPEAQRFPSEPQENLLYFIEKNAPLLEPWQREVVRLVRKIAQYFYPQRQTQVMNEGWATFWHHRLLNTMYDDGYLSNGTMLEWLSSHTNVIFQPPVGHRAYSGINPYALGFAMYTDIKRICENPTEEDRAWFPDLVGQPWLPTLDHAMRNYKDESFIGQFLSPKLIRDLRLFAIHDDDKQSELQVSAIHDEQGYRDVRKALSQQYDLGTREPNIQVWNVNRRGDRSLSLRHTQYQDRPLGDSTLEVLKHAARLWGFGVQMESVNRQGVITKQWSVASPA; encoded by the coding sequence ATGACCCCGCTACAAGCGCCATTGCCCGCAGGCCCTAGGCCCGAGCAGCCCCTGCCAGACCAACGCGACTGGACCTTTGATCTGATCGAGCGTTATCACGATGTGATCGCGCAAACCGCACGCCGCTATGGGCTAGACACCTACCCGAACCAACTGGAAATCATCACTGCCGAGCAGATGATGGATGCTTATGCCAGCGTAGGCATGCCCATTAACTACCGCCACTGGAGCTATGGCAAAGAGTTCATTGCCACCGACAAGCGCTACCGGCGCGGCCAGATGGGCTTGGCCTACGAAATTGTCATCAACTCAGACCCCTGCATCAGCTACCTGATGGAAGAAAACTCCACGGCCATGCAGGCCTTGGTCATTGCCCATGCCGCTTACGGGCACAACAGTTTTTTCAAAGGCAACTACCTGTTTCGCATGTGGACAGATGCGTCCTCCATCATCGACTACTTGGTGTTTGCGCGCCACTACATTGCCGAGTGCGAAGAGCGCTACGGTCTGGAAACAGTGGAAGCCTTTCTAGACTCTTGCCATGCCCTGGCCAACTACGGCGTAGACCGGTACCGCAGGCCTAGCAAAAAGAGTTTGGCGCAAGAGCTCAGCGAACGCAAAGCCCGCGAGGCCTATGCCCAACAGCAGGTAGACGATATGTGGCGCACAGTGCCAAAGAAAGAGGACAAGGCAGATGAGGCCCCAGAGGCACAGCGCTTCCCCAGCGAGCCGCAAGAAAACTTGCTGTACTTCATCGAGAAAAACGCGCCGCTGCTCGAGCCGTGGCAGCGGGAGGTGGTGCGCCTAGTGCGAAAAATCGCCCAGTACTTCTACCCACAGCGCCAAACCCAGGTCATGAACGAAGGGTGGGCCACGTTTTGGCACCACCGCTTGCTCAACACCATGTACGACGATGGCTACCTGAGCAACGGCACCATGCTGGAATGGCTAAGTTCGCACACCAACGTGATTTTTCAGCCTCCAGTGGGCCACCGCGCCTACAGTGGCATCAATCCCTATGCGCTGGGGTTTGCGATGTATACCGACATCAAGCGCATTTGCGAGAACCCTACCGAAGAAGACCGTGCTTGGTTCCCGGATCTCGTTGGACAACCATGGCTGCCCACGTTGGACCATGCGATGCGCAACTACAAAGACGAGAGCTTTATCGGTCAGTTTTTAAGCCCCAAACTGATCAGAGACTTGCGCTTGTTTGCCATTCACGACGATGACAAGCAAAGCGAGCTTCAGGTTTCAGCCATTCACGATGAACAAGGCTACCGCGACGTGCGCAAAGCCTTATCGCAGCAATATGACTTAGGCACGCGCGAGCCCAACATCCAAGTATGGAACGTTAACCGACGCGGGGACCGATCGCTTTCTCTGCGCCACACGCAATACCAAGACCGCCCACTGGGCGACAGCACCTTGGAAGTCTTGAAGCACGCTGCTCGTCTTTGGGGTTTTGGGGTGCAGATGGAGAGCGTGAATCGCCAAGGTGTCATCACCAAGCAGTGGAGTGTGGCCAGCCCCGCCTAA
- a CDS encoding DHH family phosphoesterase, which yields MILKSILPLSLLVRPDGADPNPLVIYHGKNCPDGFAAALAAWLFYAGNAEFLGLDHGDVKTVDDLPPLDGRAVYILDFSFSAELLRAMEARVAKLVMLDHHKSAADRLEGFECTCGAVYFDMKKSGAHLAWEFFLPDRPVPHLVRYVEDRDIWVWQYPESAAFLAALDMEPCEFERWSEIASFDATQIQTFMARGQAMDDKFCKLAEQIAESARPLRFNGVDGLMVNAPGAFHSLVGDMLSAQSGTFALMWSVDKTGIIKAGLRSKPGFNCIPLAESMRGGGHAQACGFKMGAERLPELLTGVFRGSEAA from the coding sequence ATTATTTTGAAATCCATACTTCCTCTTAGCTTGTTGGTGCGCCCTGATGGGGCCGACCCCAACCCCTTGGTGATTTACCACGGTAAAAACTGCCCCGATGGTTTTGCTGCGGCGCTCGCGGCTTGGTTGTTTTACGCAGGTAACGCTGAGTTCTTGGGCCTAGACCATGGGGATGTGAAAACGGTGGACGATCTACCCCCTTTGGATGGGCGCGCGGTCTACATCTTGGACTTCTCTTTCTCTGCCGAGCTTTTGCGTGCCATGGAAGCACGCGTTGCCAAATTGGTCATGCTGGACCACCATAAAAGTGCGGCCGATCGCCTAGAGGGCTTTGAGTGCACCTGCGGCGCGGTGTATTTCGACATGAAGAAGTCTGGAGCCCACTTGGCGTGGGAGTTTTTCTTGCCCGATCGCCCTGTGCCCCACTTGGTGCGCTATGTGGAAGACCGTGACATCTGGGTATGGCAGTACCCCGAGAGCGCCGCGTTCTTGGCGGCCCTCGACATGGAGCCTTGTGAGTTTGAGCGCTGGAGTGAGATTGCCAGCTTTGATGCAACCCAAATCCAGACCTTTATGGCCCGCGGCCAGGCCATGGACGACAAGTTTTGCAAGCTGGCAGAGCAAATCGCCGAGTCTGCACGCCCCTTGCGCTTTAACGGTGTGGACGGTCTGATGGTCAACGCACCCGGCGCGTTTCATAGTTTGGTGGGAGACATGCTTTCCGCCCAAAGTGGCACCTTTGCACTGATGTGGAGTGTGGACAAGACCGGCATCATCAAAGCGGGTCTGCGCTCTAAGCCTGGCTTTAACTGCATCCCCTTGGCTGAAAGCATGCGCGGCGGTGGGCATGCCCAAGCCTGTGGCTTCAAAATGGGGGCGGAGCGACTGCCTGAGCTGTTGACAGGGGTCTTTAGAGGCAGCGAGGCTGCTTAG